From Dietzia sp. ANT_WB102, a single genomic window includes:
- a CDS encoding MazG nucleotide pyrophosphohydrolase domain-containing protein, which yields MSSGSAEPGRERAAPARPDGTRSGGDRLVEAVEVMARIRRDGKWESAQTHASLLPYLLEESWELVDAVADGDRAELVSELGDLLLQVLFHAAIGAEHPEQPFDIQDVAGALLDKLRRRAPYWFTDDAGAKKLDAAEQDRLWQQAKAGERAGRTPRGVVEGISWDMPALALGQKVLARVRSAGVPEDLVPAEMRVVHVEPTGLFRDRATGTGTATDTGSDTDPDTATAGSGSAEVDYRRVVRRFARSVSRAEALLAMPVAEATAADWRAAWPH from the coding sequence ATGAGCTCCGGCTCGGCGGAACCCGGCCGCGAGCGCGCAGCCCCGGCGAGACCCGACGGGACTCGCTCCGGCGGCGACCGACTGGTCGAGGCGGTCGAGGTGATGGCGCGGATCCGCCGCGACGGCAAGTGGGAGTCCGCCCAGACTCACGCCTCGCTCCTGCCGTACCTGCTCGAGGAGTCGTGGGAGTTGGTCGATGCGGTGGCCGATGGCGACCGCGCCGAGCTGGTCTCCGAGCTCGGCGACCTACTTCTGCAGGTGCTGTTCCATGCGGCGATCGGCGCCGAGCATCCCGAGCAGCCGTTCGACATCCAGGACGTGGCTGGCGCGCTGCTCGACAAGCTCCGCCGCCGGGCCCCGTACTGGTTCACCGACGACGCCGGCGCCAAGAAGCTCGACGCGGCGGAGCAGGACCGGCTGTGGCAACAGGCCAAGGCCGGCGAGCGGGCGGGGCGGACACCTCGGGGCGTGGTCGAAGGGATCTCCTGGGATATGCCCGCTCTGGCGCTGGGGCAGAAGGTCCTGGCGCGAGTTCGCTCGGCAGGCGTCCCCGAGGACCTGGTGCCCGCCGAGATGCGGGTCGTCCATGTGGAACCCACGGGCCTGTTCCGCGACCGTGCCACCGGCACCGGCACCGCCACCGACACTGGCTCCGACACTGACCCTGACACCGCCACGGCGGGCTCGGGCTCGGCAGAGGTCGATTACCGGCGGGTGGTTCGACGGTTCGCTCGCTCGGTCAGCCGGGCCGAGGCGCTTCTGGCGATGCCGGTCGCCGAGGCGACTGCTGCCGACTGGCGCGCGGCGTGGCCGCACTAG
- a CDS encoding sodium:solute symporter family protein, translating into MFASMRIAQKDENADDFMTAGHKIGFGMSAASMTATWIWASSMYASVNSGYLYGVSGPIHYGLWGALMILFIYPFGRRIRKVAPQAHTLAEVMFARHGRSSQLMLAGSNILGSVISLTSNFIAGGALISMLSPFSFIQGVIVIAGGVLLYTLWSGFRASVLTDFGQVLAMLGAVVIIVPAMFFFLGGTELFESGVQNVTPQQQSFFSSEAFLNQGAPYIAAVLAYAIGNQTIAQRLFAVREDLIKPTFITATIGYGATIIGIGMVGVLALYAGIDPVEGDPNNLLPQVAAEYLPGVLVALFFIMIIGSLSSTADSDLAAMSSIAMTDMYGQSLRGRGKIPNPRTMLIIGRLTMILATTAALIFANIRFNILDLLVFVGALWGALVFPVIASFYWKKVTNSAFTVSVLVALAVFIPTRFGLVPDTGVLPIVIEALAVVGVGVVLGLMVFGFVGLRPALLVGGLAALASAPFVFNFLRDYDTLTASLVAYAVSTIVCYAMSVRSSMDFDFAKIARRTADYDTEEVAEVLEAEAEADAERDAAAGADNAPVAAGRDRRRGDDDDDNDDDLVRV; encoded by the coding sequence ATGTTCGCGTCCATGCGGATCGCGCAGAAGGACGAGAACGCTGACGACTTCATGACGGCCGGACACAAGATCGGCTTCGGCATGTCGGCGGCATCGATGACCGCCACGTGGATCTGGGCGTCGTCCATGTACGCCTCGGTGAACTCGGGCTACCTCTACGGGGTGTCCGGCCCGATCCACTATGGGCTCTGGGGTGCCCTGATGATCCTGTTCATCTACCCCTTCGGGCGGCGCATCCGGAAGGTCGCGCCGCAGGCGCACACCCTGGCCGAGGTCATGTTCGCGCGCCACGGCCGATCCTCCCAGCTGATGCTGGCAGGATCCAACATCCTCGGTTCCGTCATTTCCTTGACGTCGAACTTCATCGCCGGTGGCGCACTGATCTCCATGCTGAGCCCGTTCAGCTTCATCCAGGGCGTGATCGTGATCGCGGGCGGTGTGCTGCTCTACACCCTGTGGTCGGGTTTCCGCGCCTCGGTCCTGACGGACTTCGGTCAGGTGCTGGCGATGCTCGGTGCAGTGGTCATCATCGTGCCGGCCATGTTCTTTTTCCTCGGCGGAACAGAACTGTTCGAGTCGGGCGTGCAGAACGTCACCCCGCAGCAGCAGTCGTTCTTTTCGTCCGAGGCGTTCCTCAATCAGGGCGCGCCGTACATCGCCGCCGTGCTCGCCTACGCGATCGGTAACCAGACCATCGCGCAGCGGCTGTTCGCGGTGCGCGAGGACCTGATCAAGCCGACGTTCATCACCGCCACGATCGGTTACGGTGCCACGATCATCGGCATCGGCATGGTGGGTGTGCTCGCGCTGTACGCCGGGATCGATCCGGTCGAGGGCGACCCCAACAACCTGTTGCCGCAGGTCGCCGCCGAGTACCTGCCTGGCGTCCTTGTTGCGTTGTTCTTCATCATGATCATCGGGTCCCTGTCCTCGACCGCGGACTCGGATCTGGCGGCTATGTCCTCGATCGCGATGACGGACATGTACGGCCAGAGCCTGCGCGGCCGTGGAAAGATCCCCAACCCGCGCACGATGCTCATTATCGGCCGGTTGACGATGATCCTTGCGACGACAGCGGCGTTGATCTTCGCCAACATCCGGTTCAACATTCTGGATCTGCTGGTGTTCGTGGGTGCCCTGTGGGGTGCGCTGGTGTTCCCGGTGATCGCCAGCTTCTACTGGAAGAAGGTCACCAACTCGGCGTTCACGGTGTCCGTGTTGGTGGCGTTGGCGGTGTTCATCCCGACCCGTTTCGGGCTTGTCCCGGACACGGGTGTGCTGCCGATCGTGATCGAGGCGCTGGCAGTTGTCGGCGTGGGCGTGGTGCTGGGGCTGATGGTGTTCGGCTTCGTCGGGCTGCGTCCGGCGCTGCTGGTCGGCGGGCTCGCCGCGTTGGCCAGTGCACCGTTCGTCTTTAACTTCCTGCGCGATTACGACACGCTGACAGCCTCGCTGGTGGCGTACGCGGTGAGCACGATCGTCTGCTATGCCATGTCGGTGCGTAGCTCGATGGACTTCGACTTCGCCAAGATCGCCCGCCGCACCGCCGATTACGACACGGAGGAGGTCGCGGAGGTGCTCGAGGCAGAGGCCGAGGCCGACGCCGAGCGGGATGCCGCGGCGGGGGCCGACAACGCGCCGGTCGCCGCCGGTAGGGATCGGCGCCGTGGCGATGACGACGACGACAACGACGACGACCTGGTCCGGGTCTAG
- a CDS encoding putative transporter small subunit — protein sequence MTPILLTIYVLIWPVIVAGVLVVLVRGFVKEVAESKRDGEAII from the coding sequence ATGACACCGATTCTTCTCACGATCTATGTGCTCATCTGGCCGGTGATCGTGGCCGGCGTCCTGGTCGTGCTCGTGCGCGGTTTCGTCAAGGAGGTCGCGGAATCCAAGCGCGACGGCGAAGCGATCATCTAG
- a CDS encoding alpha-hydroxy-acid oxidizing protein: MTADFAAPITEALGRARQNVIYRSGISGITPAVPTSAEKLEAAAQRALLRRPGGRKAWAYVYGGAGSGTTMDANREAFDRRRIVPRMLRDTSRRDISTTVLGQRLPAPVLVAPIGAAGLVRRDADVLIGKAAARRGLPYIFSSQGSSPMEATAAAMQDGPRWFQLYWSSDENLVDSFIARAEAINAEALVVTLDTTTLGWRPWDLDLGSLPFTRGVGIAQYTSDPRFREMVAERVSRAAGAGTNPDPVTITPRAVLTLLEMARNHPGTLRTNLRAPETRAAVETFLDTFSNPALSWDHLSTLRARTRLPIVLKGVLHPDDAQRAFDAGVDAVMVSNHGGRQVDGSIGSLDALVRVREAVGPEPTLLLDSGIRNGTDVVKAMACGANAVTIGRPHIYGLAIAGERGVGEVLDNLLAEIDLTMSLSGASSWDEVDSSLLTV; the protein is encoded by the coding sequence ATGACAGCTGACTTCGCGGCCCCGATCACAGAGGCCCTGGGCCGAGCCCGCCAGAACGTCATCTACCGATCCGGCATCTCCGGCATCACCCCGGCGGTGCCGACCAGCGCCGAGAAACTCGAAGCCGCCGCCCAGCGCGCACTCCTGCGCAGGCCGGGCGGGAGGAAGGCATGGGCATACGTCTACGGCGGCGCCGGCTCCGGCACAACCATGGACGCCAACCGCGAAGCGTTCGACCGGCGCCGGATCGTCCCGCGCATGCTCCGCGACACCTCCCGGCGCGACATCTCCACCACCGTGCTCGGACAGCGGCTCCCCGCCCCCGTCCTGGTCGCCCCGATCGGCGCCGCCGGACTGGTGCGCCGCGACGCCGACGTACTCATCGGCAAAGCCGCCGCCCGACGAGGGCTGCCGTACATCTTCTCCTCGCAGGGCTCCTCCCCAATGGAGGCCACCGCGGCCGCGATGCAGGACGGCCCCCGATGGTTCCAGCTGTACTGGAGCAGCGACGAAAACCTGGTCGACAGCTTCATCGCCCGGGCCGAGGCCATCAACGCCGAGGCGCTGGTCGTCACCCTCGACACCACCACCCTGGGCTGGCGGCCGTGGGACCTCGACCTCGGCTCGCTACCGTTCACCCGGGGCGTTGGGATCGCGCAGTACACCTCCGACCCCCGCTTCCGTGAGATGGTCGCCGAGCGGGTGTCCCGCGCGGCCGGCGCCGGCACGAACCCCGACCCGGTCACGATCACCCCGCGGGCGGTACTCACCCTGCTCGAGATGGCACGAAACCACCCGGGCACCCTGCGGACAAACCTCCGCGCCCCCGAGACCCGCGCGGCCGTCGAGACGTTCCTCGACACCTTCTCCAACCCGGCCCTGAGTTGGGACCACCTGTCGACCCTGCGGGCTCGGACGCGACTGCCGATCGTGCTCAAGGGCGTCCTGCACCCCGACGACGCGCAGCGGGCCTTCGACGCGGGCGTCGACGCGGTCATGGTCTCCAATCACGGAGGCCGGCAGGTCGACGGGTCGATCGGCAGCCTCGACGCCCTCGTCCGGGTCCGCGAGGCCGTCGGCCCAGAGCCGACCCTGCTGCTCGACTCCGGCATCCGCAACGGCACCGACGTCGTCAAAGCCATGGCCTGCGGGGCGAACGCCGTCACGATCGGTCGGCCCCACATCTACGGCCTGGCCATCGCCGGCGAGCGTGGCGTCGGCGAGGTGCTCGACAATCTGCTCGCCGAGATCGACCTCACCATGTCGCTGAGCGGCGCGAGCTCGTGGGACGAGGTCGACAGCTCACTGTTGACCGTGTGA
- a CDS encoding GNAT family N-acetyltransferase: MLTIRSATSADAPAIAGILSEAFRDDPAWSVSLTRQENKVATLAAHYGRRVRRHPEWVDVAVDDGRIVGAILWEPPASPGVLDTARRAVTAAARQVLGRLPGGHGIRHTQQIEAYRPDEPHWYLRDIGTGPDARGKGVGSALLEHRLRIVDRSPTPLTFLESTTPGSRRLYERFGFEAVGSVPTLPGEASTAMIRRSGGNAR, encoded by the coding sequence ATGCTGACCATCCGCTCAGCCACCAGCGCCGACGCGCCCGCGATCGCCGGCATCCTCAGCGAGGCCTTCCGCGACGATCCCGCGTGGTCGGTTAGCCTGACGCGCCAGGAGAACAAGGTCGCCACACTGGCCGCCCACTACGGCCGCCGGGTGCGGCGGCACCCCGAGTGGGTCGATGTCGCGGTGGACGACGGTCGCATCGTCGGCGCCATCCTGTGGGAGCCACCCGCCAGCCCCGGAGTGCTCGACACGGCTCGGCGCGCGGTGACCGCAGCGGCGCGGCAGGTCCTGGGACGACTCCCCGGCGGACACGGCATCCGCCACACCCAACAGATCGAGGCGTACCGCCCGGACGAACCGCACTGGTACCTCCGCGACATCGGCACCGGCCCGGACGCGCGCGGCAAGGGCGTCGGATCGGCCCTGCTCGAGCACCGCCTGAGAATCGTCGACCGGTCCCCCACCCCGCTGACCTTCCTCGAATCCACCACCCCGGGCAGCCGCCGCCTCTACGAGCGGTTCGGATTCGAGGCGGTGGGCTCGGTCCCGACCCTTCCCGGGGAAGCCTCGACCGCGATGATCCGCCGGTCCGGCGGCAACGCGCGGTAA
- a CDS encoding oxygenase MpaB family protein: MTTAPERPTPDPVTVARYPTRFREAEERSRRIGRPLKRIAGVDEVDEQLMDRLGRGYLERDELGNELAAAMRLRSGEPGAVSRRQLDEALTTGTAGLGEDAPPVLRRYLERLEDTPDWVDWDRIERGQKAYLRLGQNAADILLQLSLIGGYRFGGPTDLLVATGGLTGNTTLRRLAETSHWTMSLTLPDGLRPHGEAWRLTGHVRAMHAVVNHAMEPRWDIDRWGLPISQSDLAATLGLFDAVVLLGSRTLGVAVSRQDSADIMHMWRYVGWLLGVDDDFLVERESERHRMNYHVLLAQAGLSEAGPQLTQALVAAQRRRHRSGPLPRLRARVGHERLLSMLTVLLGRESMREFGLPVRPPWAHAYLIALNTLRYRTPVGRARLEAWGERVRVRERKETFGDARPDIGRPASPTTSPALAARQRPASGPHADDTRLASDSD; this comes from the coding sequence ATGACCACCGCACCCGAACGGCCCACCCCGGACCCCGTCACCGTCGCGCGCTACCCGACCCGCTTCCGCGAGGCCGAGGAGCGTTCGCGGCGCATCGGCCGCCCCCTCAAGCGCATCGCCGGCGTGGACGAGGTGGACGAGCAGCTCATGGACCGCCTCGGCCGCGGCTACCTCGAGCGCGACGAACTCGGCAACGAACTGGCCGCGGCCATGCGACTACGTTCCGGCGAACCGGGCGCCGTGAGCCGCCGCCAACTCGACGAGGCGCTGACCACCGGCACCGCCGGGCTCGGCGAGGACGCGCCACCGGTACTGCGCAGGTACCTCGAGCGACTCGAGGACACCCCGGACTGGGTCGACTGGGACCGGATCGAACGCGGACAGAAGGCCTACCTGCGCCTGGGGCAGAACGCCGCGGACATCCTGCTGCAGCTCTCCCTCATCGGCGGCTACCGGTTCGGCGGCCCCACCGACCTCCTCGTGGCCACCGGCGGCCTGACGGGCAACACCACGCTGCGCCGGCTCGCCGAGACCAGCCACTGGACCATGTCCCTGACCCTCCCCGACGGGCTGCGGCCCCACGGGGAGGCATGGCGACTCACCGGCCACGTGCGCGCGATGCACGCCGTGGTCAATCACGCCATGGAGCCGCGCTGGGACATCGACCGCTGGGGCCTACCGATCAGCCAGAGCGACCTCGCCGCCACCCTCGGCCTCTTTGACGCCGTCGTCCTGCTGGGGTCCCGAACGCTCGGCGTAGCGGTGAGCCGCCAGGATTCGGCGGACATCATGCACATGTGGCGCTACGTCGGCTGGCTGCTCGGAGTGGACGACGACTTCCTGGTCGAGCGCGAGAGCGAGCGACACCGGATGAACTACCACGTCCTCCTCGCGCAGGCCGGACTCTCCGAAGCCGGACCGCAGCTCACCCAGGCGCTGGTGGCGGCGCAACGCCGCCGCCACCGCAGCGGGCCGCTCCCCCGGCTCCGCGCCCGCGTAGGCCACGAGCGACTGTTGAGCATGCTCACCGTGCTCCTCGGCCGCGAGTCAATGCGCGAGTTCGGTCTGCCCGTCCGGCCGCCGTGGGCACACGCCTACCTCATCGCGCTGAACACCCTGCGGTACCGCACCCCGGTCGGCCGGGCCCGGCTCGAAGCATGGGGCGAGCGGGTCCGCGTCCGCGAGCGCAAAGAGACTTTTGGTGACGCCCGACCCGACATCGGCAGGCCCGCCTCGCCGACAACATCGCCCGCCCTCGCTGCTCGTCAACGACCTGCAAGCGGCCCGCACGCCGACGACACCCGCCTCGCTAGCGACAGCGACTAA
- a CDS encoding TetR/AcrR family transcriptional regulator has protein sequence MRRVPQQARSREMVRRIEEAARVVLVRDGYESFTTNRVADEAEVSPGSLYQYFPDKSALVTVVMDRWTAEISDQVAASLAGAGPMEVQDPATVRAIADALLAALEADAGLLRIVWEELPAARHRAAQHALERRVRELLTVYLSAAGLRSADPAARAWVIVMAVENIAVRWVLDRPAISREALLDEFTALARGLASRG, from the coding sequence ATGCGAAGGGTTCCCCAACAGGCAAGATCCCGGGAAATGGTGCGCCGGATCGAGGAGGCTGCTCGCGTCGTGCTCGTGCGTGACGGCTACGAATCGTTCACCACCAACCGCGTCGCCGACGAGGCCGAGGTCAGCCCGGGGTCGCTGTACCAGTACTTCCCCGACAAGTCCGCGCTGGTCACGGTGGTGATGGACCGCTGGACTGCCGAGATCTCCGACCAGGTGGCGGCGTCGCTGGCCGGCGCCGGGCCGATGGAGGTCCAGGATCCCGCCACCGTGCGGGCGATCGCCGACGCACTGCTCGCCGCCTTGGAGGCGGACGCGGGGCTGCTGCGGATCGTGTGGGAGGAACTGCCGGCGGCCCGGCACCGGGCCGCGCAGCACGCGCTGGAGCGGCGGGTCCGCGAACTGCTGACCGTTTACCTCTCCGCCGCGGGCCTGCGCTCGGCCGACCCGGCGGCGCGGGCGTGGGTGATCGTCATGGCCGTGGAGAACATCGCCGTGCGCTGGGTGCTTGACCGTCCCGCCATCAGCCGCGAGGCGTTGCTCGACGAGTTCACCGCGCTGGCCCGGGGATTGGCGTCCCGCGGTTGA
- a CDS encoding lytic transglycosylase domain-containing protein codes for MPTLTPRATASIAGLLAIAVLSSSCSYGPTRQAPIPIPPGIPPAAGAPVPTIDINAPGRTSDQLREWAAGINEAMNIPVAALAAYGNAAETMRQTRPECSLAWTTLAGIGHVETRHGRYQGASLSDDGYALPPIIGIKLDGSPGFADLPDTDDGEWDGDTEHDRAVGPMQFIPESWRKYGRDASGDGRADPNQIDDAAVAAARLLCDAGGDLSQAENWQRAVLAYNASREYVMDVRDAAAAYSVGTTAP; via the coding sequence ATGCCCACCCTGACCCCCCGCGCCACCGCGAGTATCGCGGGCCTGCTCGCGATCGCCGTGTTGTCGTCGTCGTGCTCCTATGGGCCCACCCGCCAGGCGCCGATCCCGATCCCCCCGGGCATCCCGCCCGCGGCCGGCGCCCCGGTGCCGACCATCGACATCAACGCGCCCGGCCGCACCTCCGACCAGTTGCGCGAGTGGGCGGCGGGCATCAACGAGGCGATGAACATCCCCGTCGCCGCGCTCGCCGCGTACGGCAACGCCGCCGAAACCATGCGGCAGACCCGGCCTGAGTGCAGCCTCGCCTGGACCACGCTGGCCGGCATCGGGCACGTGGAGACGCGGCACGGTCGGTACCAGGGGGCGTCATTGAGCGACGACGGCTACGCCCTGCCGCCGATCATCGGGATCAAACTCGACGGTTCACCCGGTTTCGCAGACCTGCCCGATACCGATGACGGCGAGTGGGACGGCGACACCGAGCACGACCGGGCTGTGGGACCCATGCAGTTCATCCCCGAGTCGTGGCGCAAGTACGGCCGCGACGCCAGCGGCGACGGCCGCGCCGACCCCAATCAGATCGACGACGCCGCCGTGGCCGCCGCCCGCCTCCTGTGCGACGCCGGGGGAGACCTGAGCCAGGCCGAGAACTGGCAGCGGGCAGTGCTCGCCTACAACGCATCCCGCGAATACGTCATGGACGTGCGCGACGCGGCGGCCGCGTACTCGGTGGGGACCACCGCGCCATAG
- a CDS encoding GAF domain-containing sensor histidine kinase, producing MGTESGRAGDRLPPAAPFRAEQGEIIEAMLADTSDLGLETTLRWIEATRDVRTELLADAGDRDVLNLIARKVLVLADADLVFIAQPDDPEHPAHLVGHLVVTVASGSRADLLEGEAIPVAGSTTGRAFTSRQPVHGDRLEYAVTRDVGDGFGPVLAVPMRAVDSTTGVLVALRADGRPGFTEDVVDMTANFADQASLAVHLGAAAAQARQVEVLAERERIARDLHDHVIQRIFAEGLTLQATLQRTQSPDIRERLTRTIDTLQSIVQEIRTTIFDLQSGDTQTSGLRQRIHEVIDQQLGDSPLRTHLRISGPLSVVDQHTAEHLVAVVRESVSNVVRHAWAESMTVTVGIGDDIVVEVSDDGVGLDPTTDRSGLANLRRRAESLGGTLTTPAQRTGTVVRWSVPLR from the coding sequence ATGGGCACGGAGTCAGGCAGGGCAGGCGATCGCTTGCCTCCGGCCGCGCCGTTCCGGGCAGAGCAGGGCGAGATCATCGAGGCCATGCTCGCGGACACGTCGGATCTCGGGCTGGAGACGACGCTCCGCTGGATCGAGGCGACGCGTGATGTCCGCACCGAGCTCCTCGCCGACGCCGGCGACCGCGACGTGTTGAACCTGATCGCTCGGAAGGTCCTGGTACTCGCGGACGCCGACCTGGTCTTCATCGCACAACCCGACGATCCCGAGCACCCAGCCCACCTGGTGGGGCATCTCGTCGTCACCGTCGCGTCCGGCTCGCGGGCCGACCTGCTCGAAGGCGAAGCGATCCCCGTGGCGGGGTCGACGACAGGGAGAGCATTCACGTCACGGCAGCCCGTCCACGGAGACCGCCTCGAGTACGCGGTCACGCGCGATGTCGGCGACGGTTTCGGGCCGGTCCTGGCCGTGCCGATGCGTGCGGTCGACTCCACCACCGGAGTGCTCGTCGCGCTGCGTGCGGACGGACGGCCCGGCTTCACCGAGGACGTCGTGGACATGACCGCAAACTTCGCGGATCAGGCGAGCCTCGCCGTACACCTGGGTGCGGCAGCAGCGCAGGCCCGCCAGGTGGAAGTGCTCGCCGAACGGGAACGCATCGCGCGCGATCTCCATGACCATGTCATCCAACGGATCTTCGCCGAGGGCCTGACCTTGCAGGCCACCCTCCAGCGCACCCAGTCCCCCGACATCCGTGAACGGTTGACGCGAACCATAGACACCCTCCAGAGCATCGTCCAGGAGATCCGCACCACCATCTTCGACCTCCAGTCCGGCGACACGCAGACCTCCGGTCTGCGCCAACGCATCCACGAGGTGATCGACCAGCAGCTCGGCGACTCCCCGCTCCGCACGCACCTCCGCATATCCGGGCCGTTGTCCGTGGTGGACCAGCACACGGCAGAGCACCTGGTCGCGGTGGTTCGCGAATCGGTGAGCAACGTGGTCCGCCACGCCTGGGCCGAGTCGATGACGGTCACCGTCGGGATCGGGGACGACATCGTGGTGGAGGTGTCCGACGACGGGGTCGGTCTCGATCCGACGACCGACCGGAGCGGACTCGCCAATCTCAGACGACGCGCCGAGAGCCTCGGCGGGACGCTGACCACCCCGGCCCAGCGCACGGGCACCGTGGTGCGGTGGTCGGTGCCACTGCGATGA
- a CDS encoding zinc-binding alcohol dehydrogenase family protein has translation MKAWTVTTPAPVSQAPLHYVEVPIPSPSTGELLLRVEACGVCRTDLHVCEGDLPVHRAHVIPGHEIVGEVVGIGRGTETSLRIGDLVGVPWLRGTCGECTYCRRGAENLCPASTYTGWDADGGYAEYVVAPAAYALSLPEGYDSDELAPLLCAGIIGFRALRRTDLPAGGRLGLYGFGGSAHLVAQVALHRGATVHVMTREPDARRLALELGAASAAEAYAEPPEPLDAAIIFAPVGDLVPVALSALDRGGILALAGIHMSDTPPLDYRRHLFHERQIRSVEANTRDDAVDFLAFAGRHRLRVTTRRYHLDDALSALRDLAAGRFSGAAVLHPDPAA, from the coding sequence ATGAAGGCCTGGACCGTCACGACCCCGGCCCCGGTCTCGCAGGCGCCCCTGCACTATGTGGAGGTCCCGATACCGTCCCCGTCCACGGGCGAATTGCTCCTGCGGGTGGAGGCGTGCGGAGTGTGCCGTACCGATCTCCATGTCTGCGAGGGCGATCTGCCCGTCCACCGCGCACACGTGATCCCCGGTCACGAGATCGTGGGGGAGGTCGTCGGGATCGGCCGTGGGACCGAGACGAGCCTCCGGATCGGCGATCTGGTCGGTGTTCCGTGGCTGCGCGGGACATGCGGTGAGTGCACGTACTGCCGACGTGGCGCGGAGAACCTGTGCCCAGCCTCGACGTACACCGGGTGGGATGCCGACGGGGGATACGCAGAGTACGTCGTCGCGCCCGCCGCGTATGCACTGTCTCTGCCCGAGGGATACGACTCTGACGAGCTGGCCCCCTTGTTGTGCGCGGGGATCATCGGCTTCCGCGCTCTGCGCCGCACCGACCTGCCCGCGGGCGGCCGGCTGGGGCTCTACGGTTTCGGCGGCAGCGCGCACCTTGTCGCCCAGGTCGCCCTCCACCGTGGCGCCACCGTCCACGTGATGACACGCGAACCCGACGCCCGTCGCCTCGCTCTCGAACTCGGGGCGGCGTCGGCAGCGGAGGCCTACGCCGAACCGCCCGAGCCCTTGGACGCCGCGATCATCTTTGCCCCCGTGGGTGATCTCGTGCCCGTCGCGTTGTCCGCCCTCGACCGCGGGGGGATTCTCGCCCTCGCGGGCATCCACATGAGCGACACACCGCCGCTGGACTACCGTCGCCACCTGTTCCACGAACGGCAGATCCGCAGCGTCGAAGCCAACACCCGGGACGACGCGGTGGACTTCCTCGCCTTTGCCGGACGGCACCGGTTACGGGTGACGACGAGGCGATATCACCTCGATGACGCACTGTCCGCGCTACGTGATCTCGCCGCCGGTCGGTTCTCCGGAGCCGCAGTCCTGCATCCCGACCCTGCGGCGTGA
- a CDS encoding response regulator transcription factor: MTTVFLVDDHEIVRRGLIEVLDADPTLTVVGEADSCSQALARIPALRPDVAVLDVRLPDGNGIELCRELLDKVEGLRCLILTSYTEDQAMMDAILAGASGYVVKDITGMELAKAVSDVGQGRSMLDNRAAAVLMDRLRRRQGEETGPLAGLTPQEHTLLTLLGEGLTNRQIAERMHLAEKTVKNYVSRLLTKLGMERRTQAALYAARVVDRGRE; encoded by the coding sequence ATGACGACCGTATTCCTCGTCGACGACCATGAGATAGTGCGTCGTGGCCTGATCGAGGTGCTGGACGCGGACCCCACCCTGACCGTCGTCGGTGAGGCGGACTCGTGCTCCCAGGCATTGGCACGGATACCAGCGCTCCGCCCGGATGTCGCCGTCCTCGATGTCCGGCTCCCCGACGGCAACGGCATCGAACTGTGTCGCGAACTGCTGGACAAGGTCGAGGGGCTGCGCTGTCTCATCCTCACGTCGTACACGGAGGACCAGGCAATGATGGACGCCATCCTGGCCGGTGCCAGCGGCTACGTGGTCAAGGACATCACCGGGATGGAACTGGCAAAGGCCGTCTCCGACGTGGGGCAGGGCCGGTCCATGCTGGACAACCGGGCGGCGGCCGTCCTCATGGACCGGCTGCGCCGCCGTCAGGGCGAGGAGACAGGGCCGCTGGCGGGACTGACGCCGCAGGAACACACCCTGCTCACCCTGCTGGGTGAGGGGCTGACCAACCGACAGATCGCCGAGCGGATGCATCTCGCGGAGAAGACGGTGAAAAACTACGTCTCCCGTCTCCTGACCAAACTGGGGATGGAACGTCGGACCCAGGCCGCGCTCTACGCGGCGCGGGTCGTCGACCGGGGCCGCGAGTAA